In Chthoniobacterales bacterium, the genomic stretch CGCACGAGCCGTGCGAAGAATTCGGCGAACGGATTCACTGCGAGTTCGCTGCCGCGGTGAGGTGTGGCGAAAAAGACCACGCGCGCGACCTCGGGTCGCGGATGGAATTCCACAATGCGGATGATGTGCTCTTTCAGCCTCGGCGAGACGTTCATTTGCTCCGGGGGCGTCTTGAGGAATTGCCGCCAGAGGTGCTTTCCCCCGGTGCGGATCTGCAGGCCGGAGATCAGGCCGCCCATGCTGTGGCCCGCAAGCACCGTGCGGTCGAAGTTCCGGTTCACGCGCTGCGGATCGAGCACGACGCGGTAGCGGTCGAGTTCGCTGCGCAGCTTGGCGGCCGATGCCCAGACCGGAAGCCCCGTGGGGTAGAGGAAAAACCAGAACTGGTAGCGCTCGCGGATTTCTTTATCGGCCAACAATTCGTTCACGGCGGGAACCCATGTCTCGGGCCGCGACATCAGGCCGTGCACAAAGACGACCGGGATCTTGCCGGGGTCATAGACCGAGAATTGGTAAAGCCCCGCTTGGCCCATGTTGATGTCGGAGCGGAACATCTCGCGGACGGCCATGATGCGGTTGCGGCCCTTCGACACCATGTAGGCGAGGGGCGCGGAAAAATCCGCGGCGAGTTTGACTTTTCTTCCTTCGATCAGGACTTCGTCGTCCTCCCGCGTGCGGTAAAACACCAACTGCGGATTGCCGCCGTCGAAGCGCACCAAGGCCGTGACGGGCTCGCAAACACCGGCCAGCGGCGTGATGCCCGGCTGTCCGCGCAGCGCAGACGATTTTGGCGCGAATCGTGCCACGCACGGGACGCCTGCGCCATCCTGCACCGTGCGCACGCGGAGCTTTTTGATCTGTATTGATGAAGCCGCGAGCAGTTCGTCCGGAACCCGCGGGTCGAGCGTTGTCGGGGAATCGCCGGCGACTGTCAGCGCTCGCCCGTCCGGGAGGCGTGCGGGCGCGAAATTCTCCGCTTTCATAATGCGGACAATCTCCTCGCTGGCTGCGCGGTTGAGTTTGTGCTCCTCGCTTCCTGGGGCGGCGCTGCGTGTGAGGTGCACCGCCTCGAGCAGCGCGGAGAGCTGGTCCGAAGCACCAACTCCGGGTTGCGTTGCTTGTTTTAGGAGCAGGGCGGCCCGATTTTCCCCGTTGGCTTGGATCAATTGGCGCGTCTCCGTGTGCGCGGCGGAAGATTTCCGCACTTTGACCCCGACGACAGAGCATCCAACGGTCAGCAGAGGTGCGACGAGAAGTGCGACCACACGCAGAATCCGCTGGTGTGAGGATGGTGTTGCCATGGACCGGGAACTTTAGCGTTTCGTCCCGCCATGGAAAGCCATGCTTCGGCTGCCGCGGGAGCTTCGTGCGGCCGCATCATTTTCTGCTAAATGTGCATAGTCCGGGTCGGCTGCGCAGCCGATGATCCGCGCTTATGCTGAAACCCGAACGATCTTCTTTTGTCGCACAAACTGTTCCGAAAAGTGCCGCTCATCACGGCAATGTGCCGAGTGATGCTCCCACGCCTCGTGAAGTTCGTGCCCAACTCCAGCGGGTGTTGGACAGTCCCGATTTTCGTTCGTCCGCGCGCAACCGGAAGTTTCTCGCTTTTGTTGTCGAACGCAGCCTCGAGGGCGGTAGAACCGGTGGCTACGAAGTGGCGACCAAGGTCTTCGGTCGTCCGGCCAGTTTCAACGCCTCATCCGACCCGATTGTCCGGATCGAGGCGGGCAAAGTTCGCCGCGACCTCGAGACCTACCATCTCAAGGGCGGCAAGGATGATCCTGTGCATATCGTCATGCCCAAGGGTGCTTATCGTGCGGTGTTCCTCCGCAACGGTGTCTCGGCAGCCGGGAATGCGGGGATTTTGCGTGCGGCGCTGCTCGGTTTGTCCGGTCAGCGCGAAGTGGCTTCGGCGAGTTGGCGGCGCTTGCCTTCTTCATGCACCGCCGGCCCCGTCGATTCGCGCATTCTCGACCGCATCGGGGCGCAGGCCCTGCGCGACGAGAAGGTGAGGGGGTTGCTGCTTTCCGGTCTGCTCAATGCTGCGAGCTGCGCCTCCAGCACGACAACGGAGCGCGCGGCAGACAGCTTGCGTGTCGTTTCATGAGAACTTCCCGTTTCCATCACCGCCCCAAGCGCATCGCGCGACGCGAGGAAAGAAACGCGTTTTGCGCCTTTGTCATGCCCTTGGCTTGGTTGGCGGGTGTGCTCGGCGGAGCTGTTGCTCTTGGGGCGCTGGTGTATTTTGGCATCCATGCCGGTGCTCTCGGGGCGGGCGTCATCCTGGGTCTAGCGCCCGCTTGCGTCGTATTGATGCGCCTGAATCGAGGCCATGACAGCCGCGCTCTTGAACCTTGATTGCAAAGACCGTCTGCCACGGGTCGCGGACTGCGGCACCCGTGCGATGCGCGCCGCTTTAAACCACGACGGCCTTTTCCGTTCCATGATCCTCGGCAAAGAACTGCAGCATTTCCGGATACGCATTCGCTAGCGACGGAACCGCATCGGGAATGTGCTGTGTCTCGAACCGGCCCCTCGTCGCGCGCATCGACCAGAACCCAGTGCCCGGCTTCGACTTTCGGTTGTGCTTCTTCCCAAGGGTGCAAAGCTTGCCAGATGGCAGCCATGCCAGGCGCGGCAAGCAGGGTAAAGTATTTTGGCGGCAAGTCTTGCTGTCACTGAATGCGTTCTCGCGGATTTCTCTTCCTATCCGGCTCTCTTGCAGCCCTCGTCTCGAACACGTCCCCAAGCCACCAGCTAAGTCCGCGCACGGCGAGCTCGGCCATGGCGGCAGGATGTTTTTCAAGTTGCCGCAGCACTTGGGCGGTAAAGTCTGTGACCGGCTTCTCTTCGGTGCCGGTGATCGCGACGGAGCACCAGTAGAGGCCGTCTTCCTGTTTGGAAAAGACGGTGGAGGTGGCGTCCGGCAACCATGCCAAGGACTCGACCGGCAGCCCGACCAACAGCGCGCCGCTCAAGCGACCGTCGGTTGTAACCCGCACGGAACCGCGCAATCCGGCGCGTCCGGCAGAAAGCACGTCCAATTTTTCAATGCACAGGCCTTCTCGGTCCTGCTTCCACGCGCATTGCGCTTTAGTCAAATCGAGGTCGAGATACGTTTCGTCCTTGAGAAAACGTGCGAGAAATTTCTGGAAGGCGAATCCGTCCAGTTGTCCGCCGTCCACCGATACCGTGCCGCCTCCACGGCCGTGGCCGAGTTTGGTGCCGTGCCATGCCCAGTCGGCCTGCGCGGACAGTTCGCCGTTAACTCCGCCGGCCAAGGATGAGGGAAGATAGGCGGACAAGGGAATGCGCGAAACGGCGACCGAGGCCGTGGCATCGCGCGTGGCGATGTTCCAGGTTGCGCGGCCATGCAGGGCGAAACCGTTGGCCCCCCGGACCAGAAGGTTTTTCACCGCCGCGATTCCGTCGGCCAGTTCGTAGTCCAGTGACACGTTGTCGAACTCGAAATGCCGCAGCGCCGGATCGTCCGCGCGTTCGGCCAGATTGTCGAGGTAGGACCAGTCGTGCAATTTTGCTCCGGTGACCGAAAGCTTTCCCGTGCTGTGCGTGTTGCCTCCTGTTGTGTCCGTGTCATAGGAGAGTTTTCCCGAGAGTCGTCCCGACATGACCTCGGAGATCTCCGTCGGGAGCAGCATGCCGATGTTGAGATCAGTGATGTCCGCCTGCGCCGCTATGCTTTTGTCCGCATGCTGCCCGAGACGTCCGGAAAGCCGGATGTTGCTTCGTGCACTCCCGGGAACCCGCAGATAAAGGTATCCGACTTCGATCGCTTCCCGCGTGACATAAACTTCGAGGCTGTCCACGTCCAAGTCGGGAAATCCGGGATAACGCAACGCGCCGTTTTTGCCGAAGTATTTGAAATTTTTTCCGATCATCGTGGCGCCCACGTGAATCCGCTCTCCGGTGATCCTTGTTTGCCCGACCGGAAGCTCGATTTTCATGTCGGGACACTCGATCCATCCGCAATGAAACTGTGATGGCATCAATGCCGCATACCAAGGCTTCGGGCCGGGCTGCGGATCTAGGGCCTTCAATGCGTCATCGGGTGTGCGCAGCACGAACTTTGCGTTGGCGACGCTGATCAGATCCACCTGCCATGCCCCGCGGAGAATGCCCCGGGGATCGAAGCGGCCTGTGGCCGGTCCCGTGTCAAGGGCGCCTATGGCTTGTCCGGGCCATCCGGTGCTGGTGAATCCGTCCGTTCGGACGGAAAAACCTTCCTCCAGTTGCAGTTTGCCGAACTTTCCATCGACTTTGAGTGCGGAGGAGACAGCCCCGGAGAGGATGCGATGGAACTCTTTGCCGGCTACCCAGTCCGCGAGCGCGGGAAGTATCAGGTGGCGGCCCGCCAGGGGCAGGGCTACCGCGGCAAAAAGGAGCGAAACCAGCGCAATGAAAGCGAATTTTCCCGCGCGCGACCGGAGCATCTCGCCACGCTATGGTCATTCACCCTCGGCGTAAAGGGGCCCGGAAGGCGAGGTATTACTTTTTGCGGAAGACGGTCGGACTGCCGAAAACCTTGTTCCAGTCAAAATCGGGGTCGGCGAGAAGCTTGCGCAGGTCTTGGCCCGTGAGCTTCTGCTTGGAGATCGCGCTGCTATCCAAAGCCCGCACTTGCATCGCGCCATCGGGCTGTGTCTCGAGCCAGATCAGCGTGAATGTTTCCGCTTTGCTCCCCGGTTGTTTGCCGTCCGGTTGCGCCAGAATTTCCAGTTGCATCAAAAGTCTGTCGCGGAGCCGCACGGTCCGCGCCCCGAAATACCAGCCCTTCTCGCCCGCAGGATAGTTGATGATGGCGCGGTCCGGGCCGTCCCGGACGACGATCGCATTTTCGGGTTTTTCATCCCCGCTCGTCGTGGTCCAAACACCGGCCAAGTTTGCGTCGAATTTCTGCCATCCGCCTTTGAAGACGGGCGCCTCGAAAACGCAGGCGGACAAAGCCAGGCAAGACAACCCGAGCACAATCCGGGGGATGATTTGCTTTGCGATGGGGTTTCTCATCGGGGCATTCTGATGGCTTGCATTCGGCGATCAAGCCCGCGCCGTTTGTTTCGGCTTGCTGCATCGCAGGGGTTCGGGATGATTTCGTGCGTTTCTCACGCCATGAAAACACTAACTGCTTTGTTTCTGTCTTGTCTGCTCGCAGTGCCCGTTCACGCGATGCAAAAACCCTCCTTCCACACGCAGGGCATCCCGACCGGAAAGCCGACGGGGTCCCTGAAGCCCGGCGAATATTGGTGGAGGCCGCAGCTCTCGCCGGCCGGCCCCGTGGTCGCGCTCGTCTCCATTCCCCAGCAGGTGATGCACGTTTACCGCAACGGTGTTCTCATCGGGAGATCCAGCGTCAGCACCGGCGCCAAGGGGCACGGAACACCGAGCGGTGTCTTCACGATCCTCGAGAAACAGCGCACGCATTACTCGAAGACCTACGACAACGCTCCCATGCCAAATATGCAGCGCCTGACGTGGAATGGTGTCGCCATGCATTCGGGCAATCTTCCCGGCTATCCGGCGAGCCATGGCTGCATCCGCCTGCCTTACGACTTTTCGAAACTGCTCTTCGATGTCACTTCGCAAGGAGGAACGGTCGTGATTGGTGACGGGCGCACGCCGCATCCGCGCCTAGCGTCCAATCCGGGTGTGATTCTCGCTCCGGAAGATTTTCATCCATCCATGCTGCGCCCCTTGGGCCGCGGGGACTTTGATTGGCGGCCGGAGCGCAGTCCTTCGGGGCCTGTGACCCTCGTCCTGAGCAGCGCCGACAAAGCCGTTTACGTTTACCGCAACGGCAATCCCATCGGTCGGGCCGCCGCGGACTTTTCCGGCCGCGGAAAACTCGGCCAGCACGTTTTCACTCTGCTCGACGGGGCTTCTTCGAAACCGAGTTGGTGGGCTCCCGGCCGACCCGGACGCAAATGGATGCGCGTGAGCAGCGAGAAAGGGCCGCGTATCGATGCCAACGATCTCGGACGTCGGGTGCGCGTGAATCCCGTTTTCGCCTCCAAAGTTTACGACATCATTGCCCCCGGAACCACAGTGCTCGTGACCGATGATCCGGTTGCTCGGAAAATCAAAGCCGACTTCACGATCCTCACCAACTGAGCCAGCGGACCGGGGCCGGTGCATCCGGCCCGGTCACGGGGAGGAGGTGTCTGCCGGTGTCGTCACTTCGATCAGCAGGTCTTTCTTGAAAAGTTGTCCGGTGATGTTGCCGCGCAG encodes the following:
- a CDS encoding L,D-transpeptidase, producing MKTLTALFLSCLLAVPVHAMQKPSFHTQGIPTGKPTGSLKPGEYWWRPQLSPAGPVVALVSIPQQVMHVYRNGVLIGRSSVSTGAKGHGTPSGVFTILEKQRTHYSKTYDNAPMPNMQRLTWNGVAMHSGNLPGYPASHGCIRLPYDFSKLLFDVTSQGGTVVIGDGRTPHPRLASNPGVILAPEDFHPSMLRPLGRGDFDWRPERSPSGPVTLVLSSADKAVYVYRNGNPIGRAAADFSGRGKLGQHVFTLLDGASSKPSWWAPGRPGRKWMRVSSEKGPRIDANDLGRRVRVNPVFASKVYDIIAPGTTVLVTDDPVARKIKADFTILTN